From Chaetodon auriga isolate fChaAug3 chromosome 10, fChaAug3.hap1, whole genome shotgun sequence, a single genomic window includes:
- the LOC143326629 gene encoding rhodopsin → MNGTEGPFFYVPMVNTTGIVRSPYEYPQYYLVNPAAYAALGAYMFLLILLGFPVNFLTLYVTLEHKKLRTPLNYILLNLAVANLFMVFGGFTTTMYTSMHGYFVLGRLGCNLEGFFATLGGEISLWSLVVLAIERWVVVCKPISNFRFGENHAIMGLGFTWLMANACAVPPLVGWSRYIPEGMQCSCGVDYYTRAEGFNNESFVIYMFICHFLIPLTVVFFCYGRLLCAVKEAAAAQQESETTQRAEREVTRMVVIMVIGFLVCWCPYAGVAWWIFTHQGSEFGPVFMTLPAFFAKSSAIYNPMIYICMNKQFRHCMITTLCCGKNPFEEEEGASTASKTEASSVSSSSVSPA, encoded by the coding sequence ATGAACGGCACGGAGGGACCATTTTTCTATGTCCCTATGGTAAACACCACCGGCATTGTCCGGAGTCCTTATGAATACCCTCAGTACTACCTTGTCAACCCAGCAGCTTATGCTGCCCTGGGTGCCTACATGTTCCTGCTCATCCTTCTTGGCTTCCCCGTCAACTTCCTCACCCTGTATGTCACCCTGGAACATAAGAAGCTGCGAACCCCTCTAAACTACATCCTGCTGAACCTTGCTGTGGCTAACCTCTTCATGGTGTTTGGAGGATTCACCACAACGATGTACACCTCTATGCATGGCTACTTTGTCCTAGGACGCCTTGGCTGCAATCTGGAAGGATTCTTTGCTACCCTCGGCGGTGAGATTTCGCTCTGGTCACTGGTTGTTCTGGCTATTGAAAGATGGGTGGTTGTCTGCAAGCCCATCAGCAACTTCCGCTTCGGGGAGAATCACGCAATCATGGGTTTGGGCTTCACCTGGTTGATGGCCAATGCTTGTGCCGTGCCCCCGCTTGTTGGCTGGTCTCGTTACATCCCTGAGGGCATGCAGTGCTCATGTGGAGTCGACTACTACACACGTGCAGAGGGCTTCAACAATGAGTCCTTTGTTATCTACATGTTCATCTGCCACTTCCTCATTCCACTGACTGTTGTGTTCTTTTGCTATGGCCgtctgctctgtgctgtcaaggaggctgctgctgcccagcagGAGTCTGAGACCACCCAGAGGGCTGAGAGGGAAGTCACCCGCATGGTCGTAATCATGGTCATCGGCTTCCTGGTATGTTGGTGTCCATATGCTGGTGTAGCCTGGTGGATCTTCACACATCAGGGCTCTGAGTTCGGACCAGTCTTCATGACCCTCCCGGCTTTCTTTGCCAAGAGCTCTGCCATCTACAACCCAATGATCTACATCTGCATGAACAAGCAGTTCCGCCACTGCATGATCACCACCTTGTGCTGCGGGAAGAATCCCttcgaggaggaggagggagcatcTACTGCCTCCAAGACCGaggcctcctctgtctcctccagctctgtgtctCCTGCATAA